The segment CGGCACGAACTTTACATGAGCTGCACCCCACGTTAATCCTATCTTTTTCAAAGCCTTAATAACTATCTTAGAAATCTGATCAGCCAGATCCACGGAAATATCTGCCGGAAAATCATGCCCTATTTCCACAAAATATGGGGGTGGTCCAAGATGTTTTTTAGTTATTCCGATGATCAAACTATCCATGATTTCTACAGAAAATTCCGGTCCATCAATATATTCTTCAATCAAAATAGAGGGTTCTAAAGTTATATGCATATAAGAGCCAAGCCCAAAAATTAAATCCGCTTGCTCCTTAACCTCCCCAGCATTCTTACATAAACGCACAAAAGCGCTTCCTGTTAAGCTGGTGGGTTTAACAACAACCGGATAATGATCTCATCGGAAGCTTTTAACCGCTTCATTTGTTGAAGTCACTGTTCTATTTTTTGGGTTCACGTCAGAAAATTCATTAAGGATTTTGCGCATAGAGCTTTCGTCCGACAAACGGCCACGGATTCCGGTTTGGCCCTGGAAGGCCTAGCTTCTTAGCTGCTTGTGCTGCTACCAGTGTGAATATTCATAAACTGATCCAACTGCATATAAATCAAAGTTCTTTAGGTCGCTACAACAATCAATCACTTCTTGAAACTAGAAGTATTACAAGTGATTATTCTTGGCGTCTAATTCTTTTATAAGCTTCCTGAATAACCGTAGGTAGGTTTTGTGAGTCAATAACAAAATAATTGGTTTTATATC is part of the Rhodospirillaceae bacterium genome and harbors:
- a CDS encoding ATP-grasp domain-containing protein; this encodes MRLCKNAGEVKEQADLIFGLGSYMHITLEPSILIEEYIDGPEFSVEIMDSLIIGITKKHLGPPPYFVEIGHDFPADISVDLADQISKIVIKALKKIGLTWGAAHVKFVPIVMAHVLWKLILELPETASQNLLN